The Pontibacter pudoricolor genome contains a region encoding:
- the speE gene encoding polyamine aminopropyltransferase encodes MNALGRHILVEFYNCSPELMNDVVHIENSMVAAAETAGATVINSTFHHFSPYGVSGVVVIQESHLAIHTWPEYGYAAVDLFTCGDSVDPWVSYNYLKDAFKASHGSAMECRRGQLDLLKRMDFNLESLRDVSAKPEEKIGTITRDVWFTERDENIALSLKHSGNQLYKKDSPYQRVEVFETFAYGNLLTLDGMVMCTQKDEYVYHEMITHVPMFSHPKAKRALVIGGGDGGTVRELLRYGQLEEVTLVEIDELVIEACKLHLPETAVAFDNPRLNLLVEDGIKYIKECENERYDLIIVDSADPVGPGEGLFTAEFYQEVYRCLTKDGIMITQSESPRFNSGVFVEIYDTYKQIFGKEKVHCYLAAIPTYPTGTWSFSYCSKGNAHPLQFDVNAAAGFSVDQGLKYYNEDIHKAAFALPNFVKELLNAKPGQVTNEYSAEPTA; translated from the coding sequence ATGAACGCATTAGGAAGACATATCCTGGTAGAATTTTACAACTGTTCTCCTGAACTGATGAACGACGTAGTTCATATCGAGAACAGCATGGTAGCTGCAGCCGAAACTGCCGGAGCAACCGTAATTAACAGTACATTTCACCACTTCTCGCCATACGGAGTTTCTGGTGTGGTCGTGATTCAGGAAAGTCACCTGGCAATTCATACATGGCCGGAATACGGTTATGCAGCTGTAGACCTTTTTACCTGTGGCGATTCGGTTGACCCTTGGGTATCTTATAACTACCTGAAAGATGCATTTAAGGCGAGCCATGGTTCTGCTATGGAGTGCCGTCGCGGCCAGCTGGACCTGCTGAAGCGCATGGATTTTAACCTGGAGTCGTTGCGGGATGTATCTGCAAAGCCCGAAGAAAAAATTGGTACTATAACCCGCGATGTTTGGTTTACGGAGCGCGATGAGAACATTGCCCTTTCGCTGAAGCACTCAGGAAACCAACTATACAAAAAAGATTCTCCGTACCAGCGTGTAGAAGTTTTCGAAACATTTGCTTACGGCAACCTGCTTACCCTGGATGGTATGGTGATGTGCACGCAGAAAGACGAATATGTGTATCACGAAATGATAACGCACGTTCCGATGTTCAGCCATCCGAAAGCAAAAAGAGCACTGGTTATTGGTGGCGGCGATGGCGGTACAGTTCGCGAACTGCTGCGCTACGGTCAGCTGGAAGAAGTTACCCTTGTAGAGATAGATGAGCTGGTAATTGAAGCCTGCAAACTACACTTACCTGAAACGGCGGTCGCTTTCGATAACCCAAGACTTAACCTGTTGGTTGAGGACGGCATCAAATACATTAAAGAGTGTGAAAACGAGCGCTACGACTTAATTATAGTTGACTCTGCAGACCCGGTTGGTCCAGGTGAAGGCTTGTTTACGGCTGAATTTTACCAGGAAGTGTACCGTTGCCTTACAAAAGATGGCATTATGATCACACAAAGCGAATCGCCGCGCTTTAACAGCGGTGTGTTTGTTGAGATCTACGATACGTACAAGCAGATATTCGGTAAGGAGAAAGTACATTGTTACCTGGCAGCTATCCCGACATATCCTACAGGTACCTGGAGCTTCTCTTATTGCTCTAAAGGCAATGCGCACCCGCTTCAGTTTGATGTAAATGCTGCTGCCGGTTTCTCTGTTGACCAAGGATTGAAATACTATAACGAAGATATTCATAAGGCTGCCTTTGCGCTTCCGAATTTTGTAAAAGAACTTTTAAACGCTAAACCAGGTCAGGTAACCAATGAGTACTCAGCCGAACCAACCGCTTAA
- a CDS encoding chemotaxis protein CheC, producing MTNITEPHVTELERDIIKEILNIGLARAADSFAAIAKDKVLLKVPDIQLIEVKDLLNLVSRYESTHFIIQSDIKGDFNGATLMLFSDDHIKRLSEVCLSMVEIQKNEVNAMQESLLLEISNIITGALVTQLANILKSNIYGSPPKAPKSHIADSLKDILVQHPLFQPLVFTVITKFTHNFKSVELPLLLFFDTGTFLKILEIIRTFDMDSKTPL from the coding sequence ATGACGAACATAACAGAACCTCACGTAACAGAACTGGAGCGAGATATAATTAAGGAAATCCTTAATATAGGCCTGGCGCGTGCAGCAGACTCTTTTGCTGCCATCGCTAAAGATAAGGTGCTGCTTAAAGTACCTGATATACAGCTGATAGAGGTGAAAGATCTTCTTAACCTGGTTTCCAGGTACGAGAGCACGCATTTTATCATTCAGTCTGATATAAAAGGCGATTTTAACGGCGCAACCCTGATGCTGTTCTCTGATGACCATATCAAGCGTTTATCGGAGGTTTGCCTGAGCATGGTGGAGATTCAGAAGAATGAAGTGAACGCCATGCAGGAGTCTCTGCTGCTGGAAATAAGCAATATTATTACCGGGGCGCTGGTAACGCAGCTGGCAAATATTCTGAAATCTAATATCTATGGATCTCCTCCCAAAGCACCAAAGAGCCATATTGCCGATTCGTTAAAAGATATACTGGTACAGCACCCTTTGTTTCAGCCATTGGTCTTCACAGTAATTACCAAGTTTACGCATAACTTTAAAAGCGTAGAGTTACCGCTGTTGTTGTTCTTCGATACAGGTACTTTCCTGAAAATACTTGAGATCATCCGTACATTTGATATGGACAGTAAAACACCACTATAA